From Flavobacterium sp. 102, a single genomic window includes:
- a CDS encoding AraC family transcriptional regulator, producing MSKHIKLYIKNMVCSRCKMVVKSVFERMEINTISVELGEVELKNNIPENQKNELLKNLRAFGFDLIDDRKSKTIDKIKTLIIDLVQNKNNDLKTNLSEYLYQELNQDYNTLSNLFSEVENTTIEKYFINQKIEKVKELIVYDELSLSQIAYSLNYSSVSHLSNQFKKVTGFSPTYFKNLKSIKRKQIEDL from the coding sequence ATGAGTAAACATATCAAACTCTATATCAAGAATATGGTGTGCAGCCGTTGCAAGATGGTAGTGAAATCTGTATTTGAAAGAATGGAAATTAATACTATTTCAGTTGAGTTGGGTGAAGTCGAATTAAAAAATAACATTCCCGAAAATCAAAAAAACGAATTACTAAAAAATCTTCGTGCTTTTGGCTTTGATTTAATCGATGATAGGAAAAGTAAAACGATTGACAAGATTAAAACATTGATTATTGATTTAGTCCAAAATAAAAACAATGATTTAAAAACAAACCTTTCAGAATATTTATATCAAGAGCTAAACCAAGACTATAATACTTTGAGCAATCTCTTTTCCGAAGTAGAAAACACAACAATTGAAAAATACTTCATCAATCAAAAAATTGAAAAAGTAAAGGAGTTGATTGTGTATGATGAATTATCGCTTAGTCAAATTGCCTATTCATTAAATTACAGTAGCGTTTCGCATTTAAGTAACCAATTCAAAAAAGTAACCGGTTTTTCACCAACATACTTCAAGAATTTAAAATCGATTAAAAGAAAACAAATAGAAGATTTATAA
- a CDS encoding DUF2911 domain-containing protein produces MKKIFLFPLIILQSVFISAQNKVQIRITSASPAASFEQEVGSAKIKITYSRPLVRGRKIFGELVPFDKLWRTGASDCTVITTSEDISFGNNVLKTGSYSIYSIPSINEWTIIVNSDTTLHGETGYDEKKDIMRFKVPLEKSHNFYETFTIELNDINSKGEAFLKILWENTMVKIPVKSKEDDTLIALINQHIIKAKTKDAALLFQAANYYYSTNRDYKQAILWLLEAEKINPENFYYPNLRQKIASEAKDYTNAIEAAKKALSLADKEKMKSSIEILKKKIADWEIILKN; encoded by the coding sequence ATGAAAAAAATATTCCTATTTCCCCTAATTATTTTACAATCAGTATTTATTTCTGCACAAAACAAAGTCCAGATAAGAATTACTTCTGCCAGTCCGGCAGCTTCATTTGAGCAAGAAGTAGGTAGTGCAAAAATCAAAATAACATACAGCAGACCGTTGGTCAGAGGGCGTAAAATATTTGGTGAGTTAGTACCTTTTGATAAGCTTTGGCGCACTGGTGCAAGTGACTGTACTGTCATAACAACTTCCGAAGATATTTCTTTTGGTAACAATGTATTAAAAACGGGTAGCTATTCAATATACTCAATTCCTTCAATAAATGAGTGGACTATAATTGTCAACTCAGACACTACTTTACATGGTGAAACTGGCTATGATGAGAAAAAAGATATTATGCGTTTCAAAGTCCCTTTAGAAAAAAGTCACAACTTTTATGAAACATTTACTATTGAATTAAATGACATCAATAGCAAAGGAGAAGCATTTCTAAAAATACTTTGGGAAAATACAATGGTTAAAATACCTGTAAAGAGCAAAGAGGACGATACTTTAATAGCGTTGATAAATCAACATATCATTAAAGCAAAAACGAAAGATGCCGCTTTATTATTTCAGGCCGCTAATTATTACTACAGTACTAATAGAGATTATAAACAAGCAATTCTATGGCTTTTGGAAGCAGAAAAAATAAACCCTGAAAATTTTTACTACCCAAATTTGAGACAAAAAATAGCTTCAGAAGCAAAAGATTATACTAATGCAATTGAAGCAGCAAAGAAAGCACTTTCGCTGGCGGATAAGGAAAAAATGAAAAGTTCAATAGAAATATTGAAGAAAAAAATAGCTGATTGGGAAATAATACTAAAAAATTAA
- a CDS encoding GDCCVxC domain-containing (seleno)protein: MYNGKSVELKSTLTCPNCGYSKDEIMPTDACQFFYECEKCKTVLRPKQGDCCVYCSYGTVKCPPIQAGDNCC, encoded by the coding sequence ATCTACAATGGAAAATCAGTAGAATTAAAATCTACATTAACATGTCCAAATTGTGGGTATAGTAAAGACGAAATAATGCCAACCGATGCTTGTCAGTTTTTTTATGAGTGTGAAAAATGCAAAACAGTTTTAAGACCTAAACAAGGCGATTGTTGCGTTTATTGTAGTTACGGAACTGTAAAGTGTCCACCAATACAAGCCGGAGATAATTGCTGTTAG
- a CDS encoding heavy metal translocating P-type ATPase, whose product MIHTYNITGMTCDGCRTKVEKTLNAIDGVEAKVSLKPPIATITMEKHIPTTQLQEALTAIGKYTIEMSSTKTKEHTLTKDVAEKSCCSMNSHNHKKETVVQTNAPGKYYCPMHCEGEKVYDKAGDCPVCGMDLVKAPELTANKTLYTCPMHPEVIQETPGSCPICGMDLVPMNPSDTEDQKTYKDLVKKMKIAVVFTVPIFAIAMIEMAHNNPLFKIMDAPKWNWVQLLLSLPVVFYACWIFFVRAWKSIITWNLNMFTLIGIGTGVAFLFSLVGMFFPDIFPSEFKTEHGTVLLYFEATTVILTLVLLGQLLEARAHSQTSGAIKELLKLAPTEATLVIEGGDKIISIHDIKKGDLLRVKPGDKIPVDGKITDGESSIDEAMITGEPIPVDKKKGDNVIAGTINGNKSFIMVAEKVGSETLLSQIVQMVNDASRSRAPIQKLADSISKYFVPIVVIISAITFIIWAKFGPEPALVYGFINAIAVLIIACPCALGLATPMSVMVGVGKGAQSGVLIKNAEALENMNKVNVLITDKTGTITEGKPSVEKIYATNNNDNDLLQSIASLNQYSEHPLAQAVVNYSKTKSISLIEVKDFEAVAGKGVTGTVTNKKVALGNKKLMEQVKATVSDDIENKILTEQKLGKTVSYIAVDGIAVGFVSISDAIKESSAAAIKELMRQGVEVIMLTGDNENTAKAVADELGLASYKAGCLPEDKLKEIKKLQSEGKIVAMAGDGINDAPALAQANIGIAMGTGTDVAIESAKITLVKGDLQGIVKAKNLSHAVMRNIKQNLFFAFFYNVLGVPIAAGVLYPVFGILLSPMIAALAMSFSSVSVIVNALRLRNLKL is encoded by the coding sequence ATGATACATACTTACAACATTACCGGAATGACTTGCGATGGTTGTCGAACCAAAGTCGAAAAAACATTGAATGCTATTGATGGCGTTGAAGCTAAAGTTTCATTAAAGCCACCCATAGCCACTATAACTATGGAAAAGCACATTCCAACAACACAATTGCAAGAAGCATTAACTGCTATTGGAAAATACACCATAGAAATGAGCAGCACTAAAACCAAGGAGCACACTTTAACGAAAGATGTTGCTGAAAAATCATGTTGCTCCATGAATTCCCACAATCATAAAAAAGAAACTGTTGTCCAAACCAATGCGCCAGGAAAGTATTATTGTCCAATGCATTGCGAAGGCGAAAAAGTTTACGACAAAGCAGGTGACTGTCCTGTGTGTGGCATGGATTTAGTCAAAGCACCTGAACTAACTGCAAACAAGACATTATATACGTGTCCTATGCACCCCGAAGTTATTCAAGAAACTCCGGGTTCATGTCCTATTTGTGGAATGGATTTAGTGCCAATGAATCCAAGCGATACCGAAGACCAAAAAACGTATAAGGATCTTGTAAAGAAGATGAAAATTGCGGTTGTATTTACAGTTCCCATTTTCGCCATTGCAATGATAGAAATGGCTCACAATAATCCATTATTTAAAATAATGGATGCTCCTAAATGGAATTGGGTACAATTACTATTGTCGCTGCCTGTAGTTTTTTATGCTTGTTGGATATTCTTTGTTCGGGCATGGAAATCCATCATTACATGGAATCTAAATATGTTTACCCTTATAGGAATTGGTACAGGAGTAGCTTTTCTTTTTAGCTTAGTCGGAATGTTTTTTCCTGATATTTTCCCAAGCGAATTCAAAACCGAACACGGAACAGTGTTGCTCTATTTTGAAGCCACGACAGTAATCTTGACTTTAGTTTTGTTAGGACAATTACTTGAAGCAAGAGCGCACAGTCAAACCAGTGGAGCAATAAAAGAATTATTAAAACTAGCACCTACAGAAGCTACTTTAGTAATAGAAGGAGGCGACAAAATAATCTCAATCCACGACATCAAAAAAGGAGATTTATTACGGGTAAAACCCGGAGACAAAATTCCTGTTGATGGGAAAATTACCGATGGTGAAAGCAGTATCGATGAAGCCATGATTACAGGCGAACCAATACCCGTTGACAAAAAGAAAGGCGACAATGTAATTGCCGGAACAATCAATGGGAACAAGTCATTTATAATGGTTGCAGAAAAAGTGGGTTCAGAAACACTACTCTCTCAAATCGTTCAAATGGTCAACGATGCTTCCCGTTCGAGAGCGCCAATCCAAAAATTAGCCGATAGCATTTCCAAATATTTTGTTCCTATTGTAGTAATTATATCAGCAATTACATTTATCATTTGGGCAAAGTTTGGTCCCGAACCGGCATTAGTATATGGTTTTATAAATGCTATTGCCGTTTTAATTATTGCTTGTCCGTGTGCGTTAGGATTAGCAACACCCATGTCAGTAATGGTAGGTGTTGGTAAAGGTGCACAATCCGGCGTTTTGATAAAAAATGCCGAAGCTCTGGAAAACATGAATAAAGTAAATGTGCTTATAACGGATAAAACAGGAACAATAACCGAAGGAAAACCATCAGTCGAAAAAATTTATGCGACCAATAACAACGATAACGATTTATTGCAAAGCATAGCTTCATTAAACCAATATAGTGAGCATCCATTAGCACAAGCAGTAGTCAATTATTCAAAAACAAAATCCATTTCATTAATTGAAGTTAAGGATTTTGAAGCCGTTGCCGGAAAAGGAGTTACAGGAACAGTAACCAATAAAAAAGTAGCATTAGGAAATAAAAAACTAATGGAGCAAGTCAAAGCAACAGTTTCTGATGATATAGAAAATAAAATCCTAACCGAACAGAAGCTCGGAAAAACAGTATCATACATAGCCGTTGACGGAATTGCTGTTGGTTTTGTATCAATTTCCGATGCTATTAAAGAATCAAGCGCAGCAGCCATTAAAGAATTGATGCGTCAAGGGGTTGAAGTAATTATGCTAACCGGAGACAATGAAAACACAGCCAAAGCCGTTGCGGATGAATTGGGATTAGCGTCGTATAAAGCAGGATGCTTACCCGAAGACAAACTCAAAGAAATTAAAAAATTACAATCAGAGGGAAAAATTGTAGCCATGGCTGGCGATGGTATTAATGATGCTCCGGCATTAGCACAAGCCAATATCGGAATAGCAATGGGAACCGGAACAGACGTAGCCATAGAAAGTGCCAAAATCACTTTAGTAAAAGGCGATTTACAAGGCATTGTAAAAGCCAAAAACTTAAGCCATGCTGTTATGAGAAATATTAAACAAAATCTTTTTTTCGCCTTTTTCTATAACGTATTAGGTGTACCAATTGCAGCAGGAGTTTTATATCCAGTTTTTGGAATTTTATTATCTCCTATGATCGCCGCTTTAGCAATGTCATTTAGTTCTGTATCTGTAATTGTAAATGCATTGAGATTACGAAATTTAAAACTTTAA